A single bacterium DNA region contains:
- a CDS encoding glycosyltransferase family 39 protein, whose protein sequence is MSRTKLTNRLAPTYIQRLPERWAVFILLLIAAIARFLTITKASVWHDEGFSAMLASRTPLEIWAGSARDVHPPLYYELLHYWMQIFGTSELAMRSMSAVAGIATIFIIYILVKRHFGRAAATISLSLLAIAPMLVRYSQEARMYGILGLFLIGGTYALLRATEHVHPDWRWWSIYVLTMAAGLYTHYFTVFAIVAHWLYLMTLERPWKWRLGKSRWLRIDWWLANLGMVVLWLPWLPAFYGQFTRGQGISWIPATTIYTLPKSVWQNFTFTDAMALPSLVFWAIPGITLGLILWISWLHKHEHKEIRALFWYTVLPIGATIAVSTIKPIYQDRYLVFAAYGLYTLLGIALTQLIRQHQATGAAALIGTLIIFGIGVGNVARQATHSMKVVGEYVSQTGDVVVSAELYTYFDFSYYCNSCDDSRNTFKVNYTDMIKPTLLLNTSATSYGRPNGYGESSLLYDRADKIYVDDLSTIKPANGRLWMIGKPGEQKYWKATPANWQQLDQIKTNSSEARLYQVQ, encoded by the coding sequence ATGAAGGCTTCTCAGCAATGCTTGCTTCGCGCACACCGCTCGAAATATGGGCTGGCTCAGCGCGCGATGTACACCCACCGCTCTACTACGAACTGCTGCATTACTGGATGCAGATATTTGGTACCAGCGAGCTAGCTATGCGCAGCATGAGTGCCGTAGCTGGAATTGCCACCATCTTCATCATATACATACTCGTCAAGCGACATTTCGGCCGTGCAGCCGCCACAATCAGCCTCAGCCTTCTAGCCATCGCGCCTATGCTGGTTCGCTATAGCCAAGAGGCACGCATGTACGGGATCTTGGGCCTTTTCTTGATCGGAGGCACTTATGCGTTATTGCGTGCCACTGAGCATGTTCATCCAGATTGGCGCTGGTGGTCTATCTATGTACTTACCATGGCGGCCGGTCTGTACACCCATTACTTTACGGTATTTGCTATCGTGGCCCACTGGCTGTATCTCATGACCCTTGAGCGGCCATGGAAATGGCGACTAGGCAAAAGTCGCTGGCTAAGAATCGACTGGTGGCTCGCAAATCTCGGTATGGTTGTTCTGTGGCTACCATGGCTACCGGCTTTCTACGGTCAATTCACTCGAGGACAAGGGATTAGCTGGATCCCTGCGACGACTATCTATACCTTGCCCAAGAGTGTCTGGCAAAACTTCACCTTTACTGATGCTATGGCCCTGCCGTCATTGGTTTTTTGGGCAATCCCAGGCATTACACTCGGTCTCATTCTCTGGATCTCTTGGCTGCATAAGCACGAGCATAAGGAAATCCGAGCTCTCTTCTGGTATACCGTTCTGCCAATCGGTGCGACCATTGCCGTGTCAACCATTAAGCCCATCTATCAAGACCGATATCTGGTATTTGCAGCCTATGGACTCTACACCTTACTAGGAATCGCGCTCACGCAACTGATTCGCCAACATCAGGCTACCGGAGCAGCCGCCTTAATTGGTACGCTGATCATCTTCGGTATAGGGGTCGGTAATGTTGCACGACAAGCGACTCACTCCATGAAGGTAGTCGGGGAGTACGTCAGTCAGACTGGCGATGTAGTCGTATCAGCCGAATTATATACATACTTTGATTTCAGCTATTATTGCAACTCGTGTGACGACTCAAGAAACACCTTTAAGGTCAACTACACAGATATGATCAAGCCAACTCTATTACTGAATACCTCAGCTACATCTTACGGCAGACCGAACGGATACGGTGAATCCAGCCTCCTGTATGATCGCGCTGATAAAATTTATGTAGACGATCTATCGACTATCAAGCCTGCAAACGGCCGCCTCTGGATGATTGGTAAGCCCGGGGAGCAGAAATACTGGAAAGCTACTCCAGCAAACTGGCAGCAGCTCGACCAAATCAAAACCAATTCATCCGAAGCTCGTCTCTACCAAGTGCAATAA
- a CDS encoding YbaB/EbfC family nucleoid-associated protein — MLEQVKAMNELRKLQKELKQVEVEADAGNGAVVVVVNGEQKVTSIKLDKEKFDPEDLPRLEKLIESAVNQAMGTLQREVADKMKGRMGDLNIPGL, encoded by the coding sequence ATGCTCGAACAAGTCAAAGCCATGAATGAATTGCGCAAGCTTCAAAAAGAGCTCAAGCAAGTTGAAGTGGAAGCCGATGCTGGAAATGGCGCGGTAGTTGTTGTAGTCAATGGCGAACAAAAAGTCACCAGCATCAAGCTCGATAAAGAAAAATTTGACCCCGAAGACCTGCCACGTCTCGAGAAGCTGATCGAGTCAGCAGTAAATCAAGCTATGGGGACTTTGCAACGTGAAGTCGCCGATAAAATGAAAGGCCGCATGGGGGACCTCAATATCCCCGGACTCTAG
- the recR gene encoding recombination protein RecR — MTHVLPKQITRAVEEFAKLPSIGPKTAERLTMYLVRFGDPRRLGEALIGLRDGLQFCAQCHSFAIEELCALCQDTNRDNNIIAVVAQPLDIIALERTGSFQGRYHVLHGLLSPIDGIGPSQLKIDTLLARISAIDPQEIVLATNATVEGETTAMYIAKQLADSSVRVTRLAQGMPVGADVEYADQVTLSRAFSGRTEVQI; from the coding sequence GTGACACACGTCCTACCGAAGCAAATCACACGAGCGGTCGAGGAGTTTGCAAAGCTTCCGTCGATTGGCCCAAAGACAGCAGAACGCCTGACGATGTATCTGGTGCGCTTTGGCGACCCTAGACGGCTCGGCGAGGCGCTGATTGGCTTGCGAGATGGGCTGCAGTTTTGTGCCCAGTGCCACAGTTTTGCAATCGAGGAGCTATGTGCATTATGTCAGGACACAAATCGCGACAACAACATAATAGCCGTGGTAGCCCAACCACTCGACATTATCGCCCTCGAACGAACGGGTTCATTCCAAGGTCGCTATCATGTACTCCACGGCTTACTCAGCCCGATCGACGGAATAGGACCAAGTCAACTCAAGATCGATACGTTGCTGGCAAGAATATCAGCTATCGATCCGCAAGAAATCGTACTGGCCACCAATGCCACAGTGGAAGGCGAGACGACTGCTATGTATATCGCAAAGCAGCTCGCAGATTCGTCGGTCCGCGTCACGCGACTAGCACAGGGCATGCCAGTCGGTGCCGATGTCGAGTACGCCGATCAAGTCACACTATCACGAGCGTTCTCGGGGCGCACGGAGGTGCAGATATGA